The Camelina sativa cultivar DH55 chromosome 16, Cs, whole genome shotgun sequence sequence NNNNNNNNNNNNNNNNNNNNNNNNNNNNNNNNNNNNNNNNNNNNNNNNNNNNNNNNNNNNNNNNNNNNNNNNNNNNNNNNNNNNNNNNNNNNNNNNNNNNNNNNNNNNNNNNNNNNNNNNNNNNNNNNNNNNNNNNNNNNNNNNNNNNNNNNNNNNNNNNNNNNNNNNNNNNNNNNNNNNNNNNNNNNNNNNNNNNNNNNNNNNNNNNNNNNNNNNNNNNNNNNNNNNNNNNNNNNNNNNNNNNNNNNNNNNNNNNNNNNNNNNNNNNNNNNNNNNNNNNNNNNNNNNNNNNNNNNNNNNNNNNNNNNNNNNNNNNNNNNNNNNNNNNNNNNNNNNNNNNNNNNNNNNNNNNNNNNNNNNNNNNNNNNNNNNNNNNNNNNNNNNNNNNNNNNNNNNNNNNNNNNNNNNNNNNNNNNNNNNNNNNNNNNNNNNNNNNNNNNNNNNNNNNNNNNNNNNNNNNNNNNNNNNNNNNNNNNNNNNNNNNNNNNNNNNNNNNNNNNNNNNNNNNNNNNNNNNNNNNNNNNNNNNNNNNNNNNNNNNNNNNNNNNNNNNNNNNNNNNNNNNNNNNNNNNNNNNNNNNNNNNNNNNNNNNNNNNNNNNNNNNNNNNNNNNNNNNNNNNNNNNNNNNNNNNNNNNNNNNNNNNNNNNNNNNNNNNNNNNNNNNNNNNNNNNNNNNNNNNNNNNNNNNNNNNNNNNNNNNNNNNNNNNNNNNNNNNNNNNNNNNNNNNNNNNNNNNNNNNNNNNNNNNNNNNNNNNNNNNNNNNNNNNNNNNNNNNNNNNNNNNNNNNNNNNNNNNNNNNNNNNNNNNNNNNNNNNNNNNNNNNNNNNNNNNNNNNNNNNNNNNNNNNNNNNNNNNNNNNNNNNNNNNNNNNNNNNNNNNNNNNNNNNNNNNNNNNNNNNNNNNNNNNNNNNNNNNNNNNNNNNNNNNNNNNNNNNNNNNNNNNNNNNNNNNNNNNNNNNNNNNNNNNNNNNNNNNNNNNNNNNNNNNNNNNNNNNNNNNNNNNNNNNNNNNNNNNNNNNNNNNNNNNNNNNNNNNNNNNNNNNNNNNNNNNNNNNNNNNNNNNNNNNNNNNNNNNNNNNNNNNNNNNNNNNNNNNNNNNNNNNNNNNNNNNNNNNNNNNNNNNNNNNNNNNNNNNNNNNNNNNNNNNNNNNNNNNNNNNNNNNNNNNNNNNNNNNNNNNNNNNNNNNNNNNNNNNNNNNNNNNNNNNNNNNNNNNNNNNNNNNNNNNNNNNNNNNNNNNNNNNNNNNNNNNNNNNNNNNNNNNNNNNNNNNNNNNNNNNNNNNNNNNNNNNNNNNNNNNNNNNNNNNNNNNNNNNNNNNNNNNNNNNNNNNNNNNNNNNNNNNNNNNNNNNNNNNNNNNNNNNNNNNNNNNNNNNNNNNNNNNNNNNNNNNNNNNNNNNNNNNNNNNNNNNNNNNNNNNNNNNNNNNNNNNNNNNNNNNNNNNNNNNNNNNNNNNNNNNNNNNNNNNNNNNNNNNNNNNNNNNNNNNNNNNNNNNNNNNNNNNNNNNNNNNNNNNNNNNNNNNNNNNNNNNNNNNNNNNNNNNNNNNNNNNNNNNNNNNNNNNNNNNNNNNNNNNNNNNNNNNNNNNNNNNNNNNNNNNNNNNNNNNNNNNNNNNNNNNNNNNNNNNNNNNNNNNNNNNNNNNNNNNNNNNNNNNNNNNNNNNNNNNNNNNNNNNNNNNNNNNNNNNNNNNNNNNNNNNNNNNNNNNNNNNNNNNNNNNNNNNNNNNNNNNNNNNNNNNNNNNNNNNNNNNNNNNNNNNNNNNNNNNNNNNNNNNNNNNNNNNNNNNNNNNNNNNNNNNNNNNNNNNNNNNNNNNNNNNNNNNNNNNNNNNNNNNNNNNNNNNNNNNNNNNNNNNNNNNNNNNNNNNNNNNNNNNNNNNNNNNNNNNNNNNNNNNNNNNNNNNNNNNNNNNNNNNNNNNNNNNNNNNNNNNNNNNNNNNNNNNNNNNNNNNNNNNNNNNNNNNNNNNNNNNNNNNNNNNNNNNNNNNNNNNNNNNNNNNNNNNNNNNNNNNNNNNNNNNNNNNNNNNNNNNNNNNNNNNNNNNNNNNNNNNNNNNNNNNNNNNNNNNNNNNNNNNNNNNNNNNNNNNNNNNNNNNNNNNNNNNNNNNNNNNNNNNNNNNNNNNNNNNNNNNNNNNNNNNNNNNNNNNNNNNNNNNNNNNNNNNNNNNNNNNNNNNNNNNNNNNNNNNNNNNNNNNNNNNNNNNNNNNNNNNNNNNNNNNNNNNNNNNNNNNNNNNNNNNNNNNNNNNNNNNNNNNNNNNNNNNNNNNNNNNNNNNNNNNNNNNNNNNNNNNNNNNNNNNNNNNNNNNNNNNNNNNNNNNNNNNNNNNNNNNNNNNNNNNNNNNNNNNNNNNNNNNNNNNNNNNNNNNNNNNNNNNNNNNNNNNNNNNNNNNNNNNNNNNNNNNNNNNNNNNNNNNNNNNNNNNNNNNNNNNNNNNNNNNNNNNNNNNNNNNNNNNNNNNNNNNNNNNNNNNNNNNNNNNNNNNNNNNNNNNNNNNNNNNNNNNNNNNNNNNNNNNNNNNNNNNNNNNNNNNNNNNNNNNNNNNNNNNNNNNNNNNNNNNNNNNNNNNNNNNNNNNNNNNNNNNNNNNNNNNNNNNNNNNNNNNNNNNNNNNNNNNNNNNNNNNNNNNNNNNNNNNNNNNNNNNNNNNNNNNNNNNNNNNNNNNNNNNNNNNNNNNNNNNNNNNNNNNNNNNNNNNNNNNNNNNNNNNNNNNNNNNNNNNNNNNNNNNNNNNNNNNNNNNNNNNNNNNNNNNNNNNNNNNNNNNNNNNNNNNNNNNNNNNNNNNNNNNNNNNNNNNNNNNNNNNNNNNNNNNNNNNNNNNNNNNNNNNNNNNNNNNNNNNNNNNNNNNNNNNNNNNNNNNNNNNNNNNNNNNNNNNNNNNNNNNNNNNNNNNNNNNNNNNNNNNNNNNNNNNNNNNNNNNNNNNNNNNNNNNNNNNNNNNNNNNNNNNNNNNNNNNNNNNNNNNNNNNNNNNNNNNNNNNNNNNNNNNNNNNNNNNNNNNNNNNNNNNNNNNNNNNNNNNNNNNNNNNNNNNNNNNNNNNNNNNNNNNNNNNNNNNNNNNNNNNNNNNNNNNNNNNNNNNNNNNNNNNNNNNNNNNNNNNNNNNNNNNNNNNNNNNNNNNNNNNNNNNNNNNNNNNNNNNNNNNNNNNNNNNNNNNNNNNNNNNNNNNNNNNNNNNNNNNNNNNNNNNNNNNNNNNNNNNNNNNNNNNNNNNNNNNNNNNNNNNNNNNNNNNNNNNNNNNNNNNNNTTATATTTTCCCTGAATGTGACATATTATGGGTTAtatgagtttgtgttttttcttgtttttctctttagaTCGTAACACCAATGTATAATTCCGGGAACTTAtttacttgtaagttgtaaccataAATCCATATAAGCATATTCACTTACATATTTGTGTGTGACAAAAAATTTCTATACTATAATGATCGTACAATATTCGTATgtcaattatttaaatatggtGGAACCAAGTTTGAAGGTTCTGTCATTGATCTCTAGCTAGTTTCCAATCCCATTCCATGTGGAGAGCAAGCTAAGCTATAGTGCAAATAAGTACAAAGTAACATTGAGTAACTTGTTATAGGAATTTTGAACAAGGACACGAGTTTGTACTGACatatgattttgttgtttttttttaccattttgaAGATGATGTTAATTTAGCATGCCTAGTAAATGATGTTATTTTAGCATGCCTAGGGACTCGAGGTGTGTTGTGGTAGTATTTTTCATAGAGTTTTGGAAGTCTCTAAAGAAATGGATCTTTCATTATTGTTGTTAGCACAAAGgcaataaaaaataacaaagttgTTGAGCCACCATGCATGTCTTTGCACCAAGTATTTTTATACGTTTTCCATTAAATTATAAacacatttttcttcttaattagatggagtttcaatctttatttattgttaataaagaCACTGTCTCGTCTTGTGGGGGGGGTAAAATAGACCCCACCTTCCTGTATTTGTGATATCAAAATCACTTtcctggaaaaaaaacaataccatTCGTACCACCAAACTACCAAtcaataatttgattttaattttcgttatttatatatagaaagtgGGTCGAgaattcagaaaaataaaactgtaataaaatACAACCGTATTCaaataattgataaattataaataaaccatatatattaagaataaactttaaaataaaatcatatttactATTCTTGACAAGATGAAAATTACCAAACGATGTAATGACAATAATATCCGGTTTTTTGACATGAACTATAAAATTCAACTATCAAAGGTGTACATATGATCAGATTAGATTAATAAATAGCTCTTTTTCAAATTcactaagtatttttttttttctgaaataacTTTAGATATAATCATAGATTCAACACATGAAGAAAAtggtattaaaaaaacacattatgTTCATTtattgagaatatttttttgtccaatATTTATGGAGAAATTATTTGCGTTTGTTTTTATACATGTGTGAATTAGGCCTGTGCTATCAACTTTATTTATTGTgtggttataacttataaggtTGTGTGATTGAATTTCAGGGACCCCGAAGAAATAAATAGTATGTAGTACAGATACACTAATATCTATTACGCATTATATGCAAGTACGCAGTGAAAAAATGAAGTCAATAGTCAAATATCAGTGACATTTCGTAGTTTCGTATACACAAATACTGTTTTCTACATCTGAAAGCTACGCAACTCAGATGATGTAATATTTGAATAGTTGTTGACATTTTATGTCCCACGCTGTAGTTAACATGTCTTGATCATGCTTAAGATAGATTATGAACatttatatcaaattgtttGGTTTAGCgtacaaattaatataaaataatagtttattttggaTTAAATAAATGTGTCACGCAATTCAAACATGTCAAAACTTCAAGGTGGGAACTTATTCCCCATAGGTTTTTACAGTTGTAcctgttgttgtctttgtttacTTAAGATTTGTGAAATATCAGTTTGCAATGTAttggaaattaataaaatactcGCCACTGCAGgattgttccttttttttatcttctcttcatATTTTAATCCCTATTTGTATAAATCATATTGTTCGTTAAAGTAAATgcacataaacaaataaataataatgaaatttgttaagaacttttttttgaggTTACTGTTTTCGTTAGAACTAAGTAAGTTTGGAGCTGGAGCACTGAGAGGAATTACCGAATTAGTGGGGAGCCAAAGAAcctaaatcctaaataaacGTGGGATATTAATGATTACCTATTTCTAGTAACATTATTAGACATAATTTAATTCTTTGacaacacaaaaataatttttttttttatatatgaacatTATTAGTAGTTTAGTACATTATTACCACCTTTCATCATTGTCTGCTATATATGTATTCGCGTGTGTGCCTTTTAAATTATTGACTTATGTCTGAATATTATAACGCAAATAGTCTAAACAATATGTAAATCCCTAAATAATAGTATATCATGAATACATTTGGCATCCACCAAAATTgatgaaatcatcaaaaaaaataacatctcGGTTTATTTGTATCCTAGCAGATTCTGAAGTGTTCAAATAAGTGGTATAACTTATAGATGTAAATATGTATTCAGCGCTCgcatatatgtgtgtgtgtgtgtgtgggcaTGTGCATACTTTTACATAATAAATGGAATTCGGATGAGACAAGATGGACCGCTATAAGTGATTGAGATATGTAGATAGCTTGCGACTAAAGACACCATGATCATGTCTTCTTTAGCACATGGAAATcaatatactttataaattgtCTATAGATCTATGAAATATGGATCAAGCACACGAAGCAGGGTCCAGTTATATTGTGAAGGcatcaaatccaagaaaatgcAGGATTCTTGAGCGACAAACAAGCTGATATTGTTCTTTCACTTAGAGTATTTtctacaacaaaaacataagccGGTGGTTATTTAATAAAGTTCGTAACATACATTTACGAGGGGTGTCTGGATAGTGGGATAGTAGATAGTAATCATAACGAAGCTAGGTCCGTTCAGTCATCAATACTATACGGGTTTGAATTCCCCACTAActcattaaaatgaaaaatcgcATTAATACAAATCACTAGCTAGTCTACATGTACTAATACAAACAGAGATCTTATTAATACAAATCATCAATCATAACTAGGCTATATGTACTAATACAAACAGGTAGACATTTTAGATCTATAAGTTATTTTAGAGAGACACTTCCAGTGATTAATCGACTTATGCCAAACGCGCAAAAACATTCTAAATagtcaagatcaagatcaagaacATGAACATAGAGCCACCTGACACTAATCCACAACGATTTGATGATTGATCTAAACTGCTACATCTCATTGAAGACAAACTACACAGTCATTGTAGTGTAGCACATAAGTAAACCAAGGAAAAAATAACAAGATTTATCTGATTCATGACAAACAAGATACATGCTCAATAAAGACTTCATGTAGTTCATGGGCTTAGTTTAAGGCCGACGTTTAAGAAAAGACTTAACTAAAAAAAGAGGCCCGTTATACTAAGTCACATAAGACATTGATAACTAAAAAGAGTTCACACGCTTGTTAAACTCGTAATCAAAATGGTTGATGCATACAAAGCCACGATTAATAATAGGTGTTAGCTGATTATGTATGTGTATGATGGTTTTGGAtaagaattttaattaaaaactataatgaTTATTAAATGATAGAATGGGGACCATCATGTTCCGCTGTCTTCAAGAGTTTTACGAACGGATACAAGTTATCTGGAGGAtttgttcaaatttatttttaaaaatgcaacTTTCCACATCTTTGGTTGACTGTATTATTCgagaagaaaacatcaaaacaagaTAAAGACCTAACACATCTAGTAGGTGTAACTTAATAATGACAAAATTGACAACTTTTTACCATTAGTTGTGTCTTAACTGCTATAAATGGTTTTTTCTATATGATCAAACCTTAAAACATCTTTAGAGCCGGTAAAATAAAagatcagaaaataaaataaactatgtTTTACCCGTGGTATATCACGgttctattattttgttgatatgatactGTAATAGTTTTGTGGTGCTTGTAGTCGATGGGGAATTGCATCTATATACTCTTAACGGTTGTAGATAGGTTTTGTATAAACTCTTGATTCACAAGTTgagaatataaattttatgatttggttagttatgatttaggagtgaatgatatatcatattcttattttgattttcaattgatattattggattaatagtgtacatttaaagctaataagaacttagcaaatatgtaatcgtttattaaacgcaaattagatatttcctaagatgtattcatcttaaattagttgttatattatagggatgtgattacataatttgtgttatcaattctttttgtcaaactcagccTTAAAATTTCGGCatgtaaattagatatttcctaagatacaatgtgcattaattgacattaattggttgtaaataagtacgctatcgattaaaaaccggcccaaaatattcggtaatcttaaggaggatccagATAATTGAATGAGTTataatctatcttaacatttttggagtacaaatTTGTGTCTCTTTTTTTGTCATCCGGGTCggtttttttaaaaggtttttaaaccaATTTTGAAAATCGGATCTTTACTTATTTGGTCATACGGGTCGGGTTGTTAATCAAACATTAAATTCGCTTACAAGAATCGGATCTTACCTAAAAatgtatctaattaaatttgcaacatctctaaaatatcgagagaacaaaaacaattagGTAAGTGGTTATACGTATATTCCTAATGATCGGATTACATAAATCAAATCCTAACTATACTCAAAATAACGATATCCTTTACCATTATtccctaaaacaaaacaagtaaaatCGCATGAATATTCTCTAAACTTGCGAATGAAGATTATTACATCCcactgaaaaagagaaaatcctACCTACAACcttgaaaactatatatatatgtgtcacTCTCTACCCAATAGAAAAACCACCacatccaaaaagaaaaattaattaccTAAACATTTCGGCATCTACTATAGCTGAGGTCATGAGTAGCTGAGATTAGAAGAGTTTGCAGAAAATAATAGTGTGATTCTCATGTCTAAAAAACAGTAGCAGGATAGAGTTAATTGAATTAACAATACTAATCATCTAccgattcaaaaaaaatttaagaacatGAAAAAATCTGGGTAAAGAGAACGAGTTCAGCACCTTCAATAAATCCCCCATTGGAGTTCAGACAAGATCATTGAGTAGCAAAATCAAGGTTCATAAGACAAAATTACCGACGCAAATACTCTGATTTCAAGAAGATATACAAAATTTCAGAGTGATTCGTTGGGAATGAATCAGAATTGAAATAGTCCACTTTACTCAGATTTTTCTTTAGATGCCGcagatcttttttttggtgtgcaAATGTGGCAGATCTATAAACtccttaaaatattatatatctgtattattaattcttttttttacggtaacattatatatttacCTTAACTAACCCTTACTATAATACATAAATTTCATTGATCTAAACTATATAgtgacaaatatatagaaaattgatgcattatattttgtgttggtaaaaaattaaaacaaaagcactccaaatattatatttagtgTATTTACAAAAACACTATAATAAACAAGAATAGTATTTACACACCTAAAAGAcagttaattatttataatttattaattaaacccacataaatatggaaaataaatcttaaaataaatatgttaggaaaaattaaaaccaaaatctacaATGTATTGTAgtcaattcaatatatatatatatatgtagatatatatatatatatatatataaatattaaaaaacaataatatttacaatcagaattaaaattctcaatttttaaaaatgaacaaAGATACACcgagtaaatactaaataaataacatttaaatgaaaaatatatatataatagtaaattaaaaaatcagcactataacaattatatatatttgcacTAGAGTCTACAATTCTGAGTTTATGTATACcatctcctatatatatatatattcataaatatatatagttagtccAATCAAGCTGAGcttttgcaaatatatatagttagtctTATCGACCAATACAAAAGAATTTGAAAGTTTTACGAATACAAAAATGTGTAGATAGCATGGTTATATCTATAATTCTTCCACGGAATTTGAGCCGAAGTtagcaaaaagccaaaaagtgaTGACATTctattgtactttaaaaatgtatttcgagctctatatgtggatatacttgtttgattataaatatcctgagaaatttttttagatatatatttgtttataaaaattcaaatcatatcATCTgctgaaaaaatctaaaaattttattaactttatttattaaatagtaattaaaataattaaatataaaattaaataaaagtgaaaggagaattatattttaatctaatatattgatttaaattaggtagatagtttttaggaaattaatattatcaaataaggaaatgattgtgtttagttgtaaggattgtagagaatttatttaagacttgtttggatatttGACAAATTGCTTAAAATTCTTGACCCCAATCCTTGGTTTATGTTGGTTATGCTCTGGACCGGTCTTTTTTGCATACCAATGAGTGTTAACTGTAAACCAAAAGAATCAAGCCAATGGatccaaaaaaccaaaaccaatgaGTGGTAATGGTAAATCAAACGAATCAATCAACCAATGGATCCacgaaaacaaaaccaatgagTGGTAATGGTAAACCAAACGAATTAATCAACCAATGGATCCACGAATACAAAACCAATGAGTGGTATTGATAAACCAAACGAATCAACCAACGGATCCACGAAAACAAAACCATGAGCTCATGACTCACTTTTGTACTACGTgtaaattactatttttaatttcatcagTTATCAGATCATCCGGTGATAGATGCGAATATACAAAAATGCTGACAAAGTAACCTAACAAAGCTCGAATCGGAGAATTCCAGATAATCTTATTACacgaaacatttttttaaaagtaaatttagCTTTCCAaatctcctctctttcttctctttgtcttgtctctctctctctctctttcggcTCAagaaagaaccctaaaaatctccagaaaactaaaaagatcctcctcctcctcctcctcctcctcctcaactACCCCATTCAACGATCTGAGTCTTGTCGGGggtgttttaaatttgtttcctttgatATGGTTTAGAATTTGTGATCTAAATGGAAGCTGACGTGTCAATTTCCTGAAACCCTTATCGCCAAAATTTACAGAAACcgaaaaaatcgaaacttttttctttttttgtgttcgttttgatttgtttgaacAAAGGGCACGGTAGGGACGATGATGAATCGTGCTTTGGTCCTACTACTACTTTTACACGTTTTCACTGTTTCTTGTTTAGCTTCAGCCAAAGTTATTCTCATCAGGAACAACCTCACTCTCTCTTTCGATGACATCGAAGCTAATTTTGGTTagtttcttttatcttctttgatCTTACTTACCCCTCCTCTGTTTTTCGTATGCATCGATTTCAAAATTAGAGGCTTTTGATTCTGAAATTGGGTCAACGCACTTAGTTTTGAGGGTAATGAATTGAAAAAGATgtgatttttaatatgttttattgcTAAAttggccaattttttttttgcagctccGTCAGTGAAGGGTACAGGTGAAATTGGAGTGGTTTATGTAGCTGAGCCTCTTGATGCTTGTCAGAATCTAATGAATAAACCAGAGCAAAAGAGCTCTAATGAAACTTCCCCTTTTGTGTTGATTGTAAGAGGAGGCTGTAGTTTTGAAGAGAAAGTGAGAAAAGCTCAGAGAGCTGGTTTTAAAGCTGCTATTATCTATGACAGTGAAGACCATGGAACCTTGATTGCAAGTATGaacctttctttcttctttagtttctgttttgatCCTATTTGATTCTCAAATGTCTCTGCTGGTCTTTTGATGGCTTTAAcatttaggtttttgttttttttttcagtggcAGGTAACTCGGGTGGTATAAAGATTCATGCTGTTTTCGTTACTAAAGAAACGGGAGAAGCGTTGCAGGAGTCTGCTGGTTTCCCCGATACAAAAGTTTGGTTGATTCCAAGTTTTGAGAACTCTGCTTGGTCGATCATGGCGGTTTCATTCATTTCGTTGCTAGCAATGTCTGCTGTTCTCGCTACTTGTTTCTTTGTCCGTAGGCATCGTATTAGAAGGCGGACAACATCTCGGTCCTCTCGAGTCCGTGAGTTCCACGGTATGAGCCGCCGATTGGTTAAAGCAATGCCGACTCTCATATTCAGTTCTTTTCACGAAGACAACACTACTGCATTCACTTGTGCTATTTGCCTCGAAGACTACACTGTTGGAGACAAGCTTAGGCTCTTACCTTGCTGCCACAGTGAGTATCTATCTATACCAAATACAGTAACTTAGGAACATTTGTTTGAACCAGCTAGTAAATCTATGTTTCTGCTTTTGCGTGTTTGTTTTCAGAGTTTCATGCTGCTTGTGTTGACTCGTGGTTAACCTCTTGGAGAACGTTCTGTCCAGTATGCAAACGAGATGCAAGAACCAGCACAGGCGAGCCTCCAGCTTCAGAGAGCACGCCATTGCTCTCATCCGCTGGATCGTCTTTCAACTCTTCCTCTCTACACTCTTCCGTCAGATCATCCGCGCTATTGATCGGTCCTTCCATGGGCTCATTACCTTCTTTCTCTCCCGCATACGCGAGCTCATCATATATCAGACAATCTTTCCAGTCTTCCTCTAACCGTAGATCTCCTCCAATAAGCGTAAGCCGTAGCTCTGTGGATCTCAGGCAACAAGGAGCTtctccatcaccatcaccatcaccatcatacATTTCCCATATGGCTTCTCCACAGTCACTGGGTTACCCTACTATCTCCCCTTTCAACACGAGGTACATGTCACCCTACAGGCCTAGTCCGAGCAATGCGTCACCTGCATTGCCTGGATCATCGAATTATCAGTTCCATCCACTACGTTACAGTGAATCAGCCGGAACTTTCTCTCCATACGCCTCTGCAAACTCGCTTCCCGACtgttaaaccaacaacaaccggTCTTGGTTCTGCACTTCTGGTCATATAAGATTATTTGATTTTGCATATTGAGTTTTTACTACGAAAACTTACGTGTGGTGCTTGTATTGTGTGTGTAACGATGCTCTTTATAGTTCTTTTGGTTGAGATGAACATCTTTCGGGTTTAGGTTAGAGATTTCAATACTTTCACAATACACAAACTCTGTTCCTTTGTAGAAAAATATACGTTTCTCTCTTGTTGCTTGTTCAAGTATACGACTCTGTAATTATAAAGCCCAATATAGAGTTCATATTAATAATACCAATTAGGCCCAATAAAGAGTCCAGTTTCTAAAACGACGCCATTTAGTAgattttggtaatttggtaaCTGGGACCAA is a genomic window containing:
- the LOC104751042 gene encoding receptor homology region, transmembrane domain- and RING domain-containing protein 2 translates to MMNRALVLLLLLHVFTVSCLASAKVILIRNNLTLSFDDIEANFAPSVKGTGEIGVVYVAEPLDACQNLMNKPEQKSSNETSPFVLIVRGGCSFEEKVRKAQRAGFKAAIIYDSEDHGTLIAMAGNSGGIKIHAVFVTKETGEALQESAGFPDTKVWLIPSFENSAWSIMAVSFISLLAMSAVLATCFFVRRHRIRRRTTSRSSRVREFHGMSRRLVKAMPTLIFSSFHEDNTTAFTCAICLEDYTVGDKLRLLPCCHKFHAACVDSWLTSWRTFCPVCKRDARTSTGEPPASESTPLLSSAGSSFNSSSLHSSVRSSALLIGPSMGSLPSFSPAYASSSYIRQSFQSSSNRRSPPISVSRSSVDLRQQGASPSPSPSPSYISHMASPQSLGYPTISPFNTRYMSPYRPSPSNASPALPGSSNYQFHPLRYSESAGTFSPYASANSLPDC